A stretch of the Prochlorococcus marinus str. MIT 0918 genome encodes the following:
- a CDS encoding phycocyanobilin:ferredoxin oxidoreductase has product MNSFIESIADRIRERAKGLKGFEPLELKPELRNIYGKLGGDDLFIVNELNRARGFRKLHLETAVIGSSLEILHSVFFPEPTFDLPIFGVDIVVVPEGVSAAIVDLSPVRSNLPDIIEYQLNQIEFPDFKIVRKLPDWGDIFSSHVLFIRPINSQETDLFLDVVDQFLTIVTSYSALINPQAINSKSTIERYEAQMYYCKQQKRNDKTRNVLAKTFSPNWANQYIEMVLFDIPTGFSKEEN; this is encoded by the coding sequence CTGAATTCCTTTATCGAGTCAATAGCAGATCGAATTAGGGAAAGAGCTAAGGGCTTAAAAGGTTTTGAGCCATTGGAGCTTAAACCTGAGTTGAGAAATATTTATGGCAAATTGGGTGGAGATGATTTGTTTATTGTTAATGAATTAAATAGAGCAAGGGGGTTTCGTAAATTACATTTGGAAACAGCAGTAATAGGTTCTTCTTTAGAAATTCTTCATTCTGTATTTTTTCCTGAGCCTACCTTTGATCTACCCATTTTTGGAGTTGATATTGTAGTTGTTCCAGAAGGAGTCTCTGCTGCGATTGTAGATTTGTCTCCAGTAAGAAGTAATCTTCCAGACATAATTGAATACCAATTAAATCAAATAGAATTTCCTGATTTTAAAATAGTTAGGAAGTTGCCAGATTGGGGTGATATTTTTTCTTCGCATGTTTTATTTATACGTCCAATAAACTCTCAAGAAACTGATCTTTTTTTAGATGTTGTAGATCAATTTCTAACAATAGTTACTAGTTATTCTGCTTTGATTAATCCTCAAGCTATTAATTCAAAATCTACGATTGAAAGATATGAAGCACAGATGTATTATTGTAAACAACAAAAACGTAACGATAAAACTCGAAACGTTTTAGCCAAAACTTTTAGTCCTAATTGGGCTAATCAATATATCGAAATGGTCCTTTTCGATATTCCAACTGGTTTTTCAAAAGAAGAAAATTGA
- a CDS encoding M16 family metallopeptidase, with product MKSLKVILNPCKSPGILSIKLWIREGSRADPFKKKGIHYLLSTLLTRGCGPYNSTTIADVVEGNGAVLLSETYEDGIMISMKCMTKSSSYLLPILKWMIIEPLIEVNHMNLERKLLIQTINRNKENSFHIAFNQWKKISYGNHPYSHDILGVSEDLKGITREDLLELSKMLRSRKKVLVASGSLPNNILDEFSNISKDSLSTNKNYSNNYIKPLIKKSSNNDSIIYNFENTGQIIILLGTTTIPHSHENDLILRLLNCHLGIGMSSVLFKMLREKNGLAYDVGIYHPIREYEAPFLIHASTTKEKGLTTLKILIECWLNTLKNKISHDELELAKAKYRGNMAHNSQTISQKADRKAHLLGINMYEDHDINSLLKINQITREDIIEIANLYLKSPKISLSGPQSSIEKLKEYWINYFINNKTSIY from the coding sequence ATGAAATCATTAAAAGTAATTTTAAACCCTTGCAAATCTCCAGGGATATTATCCATAAAACTTTGGATTAGAGAAGGAAGTAGAGCAGATCCTTTTAAGAAAAAAGGGATACATTATCTACTTAGTACATTATTAACCAGGGGGTGTGGTCCATACAATTCAACCACTATAGCTGATGTTGTAGAAGGGAACGGTGCTGTTCTTTTATCAGAAACTTACGAAGATGGAATAATGATAAGCATGAAATGTATGACAAAAAGCAGCTCTTACCTATTGCCAATACTTAAATGGATGATTATAGAGCCTTTGATAGAAGTTAATCATATGAATTTAGAAAGGAAATTATTAATCCAAACAATCAATAGGAATAAAGAGAATTCTTTTCATATAGCGTTTAATCAATGGAAAAAAATATCTTATGGCAACCATCCTTATAGTCATGATATTTTAGGTGTATCTGAAGATCTTAAGGGTATAACAAGAGAAGATCTACTTGAACTATCAAAGATGCTACGGTCTAGAAAAAAAGTATTAGTAGCTTCAGGTTCACTTCCTAACAATATTTTAGATGAGTTTTCTAATATTTCTAAGGATAGTTTATCAACTAATAAAAACTATTCAAATAATTACATCAAACCACTAATAAAAAAATCTTCGAATAACGATTCTATTATATATAACTTTGAGAATACAGGTCAGATAATAATACTTTTAGGAACAACAACCATACCCCATTCTCATGAAAATGATTTAATACTAAGACTCCTTAATTGTCATTTAGGAATAGGAATGTCAAGTGTACTTTTTAAGATGCTTAGAGAAAAGAATGGATTGGCTTATGATGTTGGTATTTATCATCCTATAAGAGAGTATGAGGCGCCATTTTTAATTCATGCATCAACAACAAAAGAAAAAGGATTAACAACACTTAAAATCCTAATTGAATGTTGGTTGAATACATTAAAAAACAAGATTTCCCATGATGAATTAGAATTAGCAAAAGCTAAGTACCGAGGGAATATGGCACATAATTCACAAACTATAAGCCAGAAAGCAGATAGAAAAGCGCATTTACTAGGCATAAATATGTATGAAGATCATGATATTAATTCACTCTTAAAGATTAATCAAATTACTAGAGAAGATATTATTGAAATTGCAAATCTTTATCTAAAGAGCCCTAAGATTAGCCTATCTGGGCCTCAATCATCAATAGAAAAGTTAAAGGAATATTGGATAAATTATTTTATAAATAATAAAACAAGTATTTATTAA
- a CDS encoding M16 family metallopeptidase, producing MAQMPDSPLTCLDLWCKAGSFYEKEGEEGLAHFLEHMVFKGSSKLKEGEFDKQIEALGGSSNAATGFDDVHYYVLVPPENVITAIDLLTNLVLNPALDKTAYSLERQVVLEEIAQHKDQPEEQVFQCLLKNCWGSHAYGRSILGLEKTLLASSPNEMSEFHKRQYQTSNMAISIAGVIPENILEILEKSDLTRINYHSILNPLENKISNLIFKTGRKEIEIPRLESVRLTIAWPLSPAKDQMMIMGADIVTSLLAEGRNSIFIKRLREELQIVESIYMDITALEQGGLYILEVCCLEENINAVESEIQLILRNYLCNEVTSKELMRAKKLVTNSLCFSLELPSQIAAIAGSQVLWNRHQQLLEPLKYIDSWNANNIKDLIFKQLQLENSFTLISRPVNK from the coding sequence ATGGCTCAAATGCCTGATTCACCTCTAACTTGTCTAGATTTATGGTGCAAAGCTGGTAGTTTCTATGAAAAAGAAGGTGAAGAGGGGTTAGCGCATTTTTTAGAGCATATGGTTTTTAAAGGCAGTAGCAAACTAAAAGAAGGCGAATTTGATAAACAGATAGAAGCATTAGGGGGAAGCAGTAATGCTGCAACTGGTTTTGATGATGTCCATTATTACGTTCTGGTTCCACCTGAAAATGTAATCACAGCAATCGATCTTTTAACAAACCTTGTCTTAAATCCTGCTCTTGACAAAACTGCATATTCTTTAGAAAGACAAGTTGTACTGGAAGAAATTGCACAACATAAAGACCAACCAGAAGAACAAGTTTTTCAATGTCTTCTAAAAAATTGCTGGGGGAGCCATGCTTATGGACGATCAATATTAGGACTTGAAAAAACTCTTTTGGCAAGCAGTCCCAATGAAATGAGTGAATTCCATAAAAGACAATATCAAACTTCAAATATGGCTATATCTATTGCAGGGGTTATTCCTGAAAATATTCTTGAAATCTTAGAAAAAAGTGACCTCACAAGAATCAATTATCACTCTATTCTTAATCCATTAGAAAATAAGATATCCAATCTTATATTCAAAACTGGTAGAAAAGAAATCGAAATCCCAAGATTAGAATCAGTACGTTTAACAATTGCTTGGCCTTTATCACCTGCAAAAGATCAAATGATGATTATGGGGGCAGATATCGTTACATCTTTATTAGCAGAAGGTCGTAATAGTATTTTCATAAAACGGTTACGAGAAGAATTACAAATAGTTGAGTCGATATATATGGATATAACAGCTCTAGAGCAAGGTGGTCTTTATATTTTAGAAGTTTGTTGTTTAGAAGAAAATATTAATGCCGTTGAGAGTGAAATCCAGTTAATACTTCGAAACTATCTATGCAATGAAGTTACAAGTAAAGAACTAATGCGTGCTAAGAAATTAGTAACAAATAGTTTGTGTTTTAGTTTAGAGTTGCCATCACAGATAGCAGCTATAGCAGGCTCTCAAGTCCTTTGGAACAGACATCAGCAATTATTGGAACCATTAAAATATATTGACAGTTGGAATGCTAATAACATAAAAGATTTAATATTTAAGCAGCTTCAATTAGAAAATAGTTTTACATTAATATCAAGGCCAGTTAATAAATGA